From a single Silene latifolia isolate original U9 population chromosome 6, ASM4854445v1, whole genome shotgun sequence genomic region:
- the LOC141587919 gene encoding uncharacterized protein LOC141587919, which produces MAPINSRFVKGRFVKGSSSGSGSGSRSRAAVSDDDETQPPSMEEEMNEENEHTDTDVEDSDEESEEDAPGQGPRKLEPDELWFEHNYVVRAVTKSIQKHFEYPCTCWTNADDDEKILWWNIFKTRFTWDPTLEDAVQVEFEKIAARRLRDMVYKAMAKKKCPKWMSKEVRKGIRKIKHTTEFNKKSKQASKNKKGPNKGIAHIQGSVSARELARRHYDKHKEILTPADWFRKTHMKEDGDWVDDKVKNVWEKYEKNAGTRGTKEDNNAYLEAAGGINKDGTVYGMGTLSQFYYPLPDAGKTGKELPPSSIVVQLEEQLETTKQELKTTQDELKATQEELKKYKESSEKEKREIQMTLLDMKKDMARMSEALHCSEFSMKTPDFSSHGQ; this is translated from the exons ATGGCGCCTATTAATTCAAGATTTGTCAAGGGAAGATTTGTCAAGGGTTCAAGTTCGGGTTCAGGTTCAGGTTCTCGTTCTCGCGCTGCTgtaagtgatgatgatgagacGCAACCACCATCAATGGAGGAAGAGATGAATGAAGAGAATGAACACACTGATACTGATGTTGAGGATTCTGATGAAGAATCTGAAGAAGACGCTCCAGGGCAGGGGCCTAGGAAACTCGAGCCTGACGAATTGTG GTTTGAGCATAACTATGTTGTACGGGCTGTCACTAAAAGCATTCAGAAACACTTTGAGTATCCCTGCACATGCTGGACGAATGCGGACGATGATGAGAAAATTTTGTGGTGGAATATCTTTAAG ACCCGATTTACATGGGACCCAACACTTGAGGATGCCGTTCAAGTCGAGTTTGAGAAAATAGCTGCAAGGCGCCTTAGGGATATGGTATACAAGGCaatggcaaaaaaaaaatgcCCTAAATGGATGAGCAAAGAGGTTAGAAAGGGTATCAGGAAGATAAAACATACAACTGAATTCAATAAAAAATCCAAACAAGCATCAAAAAATAAAAAGGGACCTAACAAGGGTattgcacatatccaaggctcagTTTCAGCTCGGGAGTTGGCACGTCGTCAC TACGATAAACACAAAGAAATTCTTACACCGGCTGACTGGTTCCGCAAAACTCATATGAAAGAAGATGGAGATTGGGTGGATGATAAAGTGAAAAATGTTTGG GAGAAGTATGAGAAAAACGCTGGAACACGTGGTACCAAGGAAGATAACAATGCATATCTAGAGGCTGCGGGTGGCATCAATAAAGATGGCACTGTGTATGGAATGGGTACCTTGTCTCAATTCTATTACCCACTTCCTGACGCGGGTAAAACGGGTAAGGAATTGCCTCCTTCCAGCATTGTCGTACAACTAGAAGAACAACTCGAAACTACAAAACAAGAACTTAAGACTACACAAGATGAACTCAAGGCTACACAAGAAGAATTGAAGAAGTATAAGGAGAGTAGTGAAAAAGAAAAGCGAGAAATTCAAATGACGCTTTTAGATATGAAGAAGGATATGGCGCGTATGTCAGAAGCCCTACACTGTAGTGAGTTCTCTATGAAGACTCCAGACTTTTCGTCTCATGGGCAATAA